The Prochlorococcus sp. MIT 1300 genome has a window encoding:
- a CDS encoding 2-phosphosulfolactate phosphatase family protein, protein MQLAYFHVAADAPEKPMPDAAVVIDVLRATTTIAWALHNGAEAVQTFADLDDLRSSASKWNPSKRLLIGERGGQKLKGFDLGNSPVAVVPELVKGKRLFMSTTNGTKSLQRVREAPMLLTLSLPNRSAIAKRLLREKPTNIWILGSGWEGSYSLEDSLAAGALAAFLLNEANGLVSLVNDEITAAFSLWNQWKHDPEACLREATHGKRLVGIGDHDADFKCCADLDSLSVVPSQKEPGILVPS, encoded by the coding sequence ATGCAGCTTGCTTATTTTCATGTTGCAGCAGATGCCCCTGAAAAACCCATGCCAGATGCTGCTGTCGTAATAGATGTTTTGAGAGCTACTACCACAATTGCCTGGGCTCTTCATAATGGGGCTGAGGCTGTTCAAACTTTTGCGGATTTAGATGACTTGAGAAGTTCTGCTTCTAAATGGAACCCTAGTAAAAGACTTTTGATTGGAGAAAGGGGTGGCCAAAAGTTAAAGGGCTTTGATTTGGGGAATTCGCCTGTTGCTGTTGTCCCTGAATTAGTTAAAGGCAAAAGGCTTTTTATGAGTACCACTAATGGCACAAAATCTCTTCAAAGAGTACGAGAGGCCCCAATGTTGTTAACACTTTCTTTGCCGAATAGAAGTGCTATCGCAAAGAGGTTGTTGAGAGAGAAGCCAACAAATATATGGATTCTTGGTAGTGGTTGGGAAGGGAGTTATTCCTTGGAAGATTCCCTGGCGGCAGGTGCACTTGCCGCTTTTTTACTAAATGAGGCCAATGGTCTGGTTAGTCTGGTGAACGATGAAATCACAGCAGCTTTTTCTTTATGGAATCAGTGGAAGCATGATCCAGAAGCTTGCCTACGCGAAGCAACCCATGGCAAGAGGCTTGTTGGAATTGGTGATCATGACGCAGATTTCAAGTGCTGTGCAGACCTTGACTCGCTTTCTGTGGTTCCAAGTCAAAAAGAACCAGGAATCTTGGTTCCCAGCTGA
- a CDS encoding UbiD family decarboxylase translates to MIKLQKPFNKGFAARDLRDFLTLLEDRGQLKRITAPVDSDLEIAAISDRVLSQGGPALLFENVNGSSIPIAINLLGTLERVVWSMGLENPSQLEELGSKLALLQQPRPPKGLKETSKFANLLWDLLKARPDRDLTPPCHQEIFKNNEVNLDKIPLLRPWPEDAGGVITLGLVITKDPETKVPNVGVYRLQRQTHNSMTVHWLSVRGGARHLQKAAALNKKLEVAVAIGVHPLLVMAAATPIPVQLSEWLFAGLYAGEGVRLTPCKTIDIDVPSHSEIVLEGTINPGEELPDGPFGDHMGFYGDVEQSPLIRFQCMTQRRNPIFLTTFSGRPPKEEAMLAIALNRIYTPILRQQIPEIIDFFLPMEALSYKLAVISIEKAYPGQAKRAAMAFWSALPQFTYTKFVVVVDSTIKVRDPRQVIWAIASQVDPQRDLFVLENTPFDSLDFASDQIGLGGRLAIDATTKIGPETRHKWSKPLVRPRDLEERVDARWKELGLSDLNLESPDPSLFGYVLDKLIRKKQI, encoded by the coding sequence GTGATCAAATTACAAAAACCATTTAACAAAGGCTTTGCAGCTAGAGACTTACGCGATTTTCTAACTCTTCTAGAAGATAGAGGTCAACTCAAGCGAATCACAGCTCCAGTGGATTCCGATCTAGAAATAGCAGCTATAAGTGATCGTGTCCTTTCTCAGGGCGGCCCTGCCTTGCTATTTGAGAACGTTAATGGATCTTCTATTCCGATAGCTATAAATCTGCTTGGCACTCTTGAAAGAGTTGTTTGGAGCATGGGCTTAGAAAACCCAAGCCAGCTTGAGGAACTAGGTTCAAAATTAGCCCTTCTACAACAACCAAGACCACCTAAAGGTTTAAAAGAAACTAGTAAATTCGCAAACCTACTTTGGGATCTTCTGAAAGCTAGACCTGATAGAGACCTCACTCCACCATGTCACCAAGAAATATTTAAAAACAACGAAGTAAATCTCGATAAGATTCCGCTATTGCGACCCTGGCCTGAAGACGCGGGAGGTGTAATCACATTAGGGCTTGTAATTACTAAGGATCCAGAAACCAAAGTCCCCAATGTCGGGGTCTATCGATTACAACGTCAAACCCATAACTCAATGACAGTCCATTGGTTAAGTGTGCGGGGAGGAGCACGTCACCTTCAAAAAGCAGCCGCTTTAAATAAAAAATTAGAAGTTGCAGTAGCTATTGGAGTTCATCCACTACTAGTTATGGCAGCCGCTACGCCAATTCCTGTACAACTAAGTGAATGGCTTTTTGCGGGGCTCTATGCGGGAGAAGGAGTGCGCCTAACACCCTGTAAAACAATCGATATTGATGTGCCAAGTCACAGTGAAATTGTCCTTGAGGGAACAATCAATCCCGGTGAGGAATTACCAGATGGACCCTTCGGAGACCACATGGGTTTTTACGGGGATGTTGAACAATCTCCCTTAATACGTTTTCAATGTATGACTCAACGTCGCAATCCAATTTTCCTAACCACTTTTAGTGGTCGCCCCCCTAAGGAAGAAGCAATGCTTGCGATTGCACTAAATAGGATCTACACGCCAATTCTTAGACAACAAATACCAGAAATTATTGATTTTTTCCTCCCAATGGAGGCCCTTAGTTACAAGCTAGCAGTCATATCTATAGAAAAGGCATATCCAGGGCAGGCCAAAAGAGCTGCGATGGCTTTTTGGAGCGCTCTACCTCAGTTCACATACACAAAATTTGTTGTAGTCGTCGACTCAACAATCAAAGTAAGAGACCCAAGACAAGTAATTTGGGCTATCGCTAGTCAAGTTGATCCGCAAAGAGATCTCTTCGTCTTGGAAAACACCCCTTTTGACAGTCTTGATTTCGCTAGCGATCAAATTGGCTTAGGTGGGAGATTAGCAATTGATGCCACCACTAAAATCGGCCCAGAAACAAGACATAAGTGGAGCAAGCCTCTTGTTCGCCCTAGGGACCTTGAAGAAAGAGTTGATGCAAGATGGAAAGAACTCGGTTTATCTGATCTAAATCTAGAGTCACCAGACCCCTCTCTTTTCGGATATGTCCTAGATAAGTTGATAAGAAAAAAGCAAATTTAA
- a CDS encoding MnmC family methyltransferase yields MKAFKLKSTYKNNSLEDISLIQTNDGSISLHSHFFKEGFHSSKGALKEAKEKFIIPSSIEKLKSHSPIYILDVCFGLGYNTGVLLESLNIKKTTVSWWGLEIDHRPIQIALQEPVFLNQWSSDVLKILKSIRDTSHWSFENSHGSLLWGDAREQINLLPKDFQAQLILHDAFSPRKCPELWSEEFLSNLVKRLAPGGQLITYCRAAAVRASLRRAGLSLRSLRNTCPKSNSWSEGTIGILPVTTESNSKALEGSPKNLNLMEEEHLLTRAAIPYRDLTGKDSCQEILARRKQEQLDCSLESTTSWRKRWFSG; encoded by the coding sequence TTGAAAGCCTTCAAACTTAAATCTACTTATAAGAATAATTCTCTTGAAGATATCTCCCTCATTCAAACTAATGATGGGAGCATCAGCTTACATAGTCATTTCTTTAAGGAAGGTTTTCATTCCTCAAAGGGAGCCTTGAAAGAGGCTAAAGAAAAATTCATTATTCCTTCATCCATAGAGAAGCTTAAGAGTCATTCTCCTATTTATATTCTTGATGTTTGTTTTGGACTTGGATATAACACAGGAGTTCTATTAGAGAGTCTTAATATAAAAAAGACAACAGTAAGTTGGTGGGGACTCGAAATAGACCATCGCCCCATTCAAATAGCATTACAAGAGCCTGTATTTCTCAATCAATGGTCATCTGATGTATTAAAGATATTAAAATCAATAAGGGATACAAGCCACTGGTCTTTTGAAAACAGTCATGGAAGTCTCCTTTGGGGAGATGCACGTGAACAAATTAATCTTCTTCCAAAAGATTTCCAAGCGCAACTAATACTGCATGACGCCTTCTCACCCAGGAAATGTCCCGAGCTGTGGAGTGAAGAATTCCTAAGTAATCTTGTCAAAAGGCTAGCGCCTGGGGGCCAACTAATCACTTACTGCAGAGCAGCAGCTGTTAGGGCGAGCCTTAGAAGAGCGGGGCTTAGCTTGAGATCTTTACGAAATACCTGCCCAAAAAGCAATTCTTGGAGTGAAGGCACTATTGGAATACTCCCAGTGACAACAGAAAGCAATAGCAAGGCTTTGGAAGGCTCACCAAAAAACCTTAACCTGATGGAAGAAGAGCATCTCCTTACGCGAGCTGCCATTCCATATCGTGATTTGACCGGCAAAGATAGTTGTCAAGAAATTCTCGCTAGGCGAAAACAAGAGCAATTAGATTGCTCCCTTGAAAGCACAACCTCCTGGAGAAAACGCTGGTTTTCTGGTTAG
- the aroA gene encoding 3-phosphoshikimate 1-carboxyvinyltransferase translates to MATVSDNPSSRTLKKGGELRGKVRVPGDKSISHRALLFGSIAEGLTTIKGLLPSEDPLSTAACLRSMGVSISPIQQGEAVEIQGVGLDGLKEPEEILDCGNSGTTMRLLLGLLAGRERRHFVLTGDSSLRKRPMQRVGKPLKVMGADIQGRSNGDLAPLSIQGKKLHGAIIGTPVASAQIKSALLLAALTADGPTTVIEPARSRDHSERMLRAFGADVEIGGEMGRHITVKPGPKLIGQHLVVPGDISSAAFWLVAGAVIPGSDITIENVGINPTRTGVLEVLQSMGANVECINTIDVTGEPVGDLRIKHGPLKAFNISKEMMPRLIDEIPILSVAACFCEGESRITGANELRVKETDRLAVMARQLKAMGANIEEQQDGLVIQGGSTLHGNILDSETDHRVAMSLAIAALMAKGKSTLLRGDSAAVSYPNFWEHLESLQT, encoded by the coding sequence TTGGCCACTGTTAGCGACAACCCATCCTCTAGAACTCTTAAGAAAGGTGGGGAACTACGGGGAAAAGTTCGAGTCCCCGGCGACAAATCCATCTCCCATAGAGCCCTTTTGTTTGGTTCCATTGCAGAAGGTTTAACCACTATCAAGGGATTACTCCCTTCAGAAGATCCTCTAAGTACAGCGGCTTGTCTTAGATCTATGGGAGTGTCTATAAGTCCGATTCAACAAGGGGAAGCAGTTGAAATACAAGGTGTTGGACTAGATGGGCTCAAAGAGCCTGAAGAAATTCTCGATTGTGGCAACTCTGGCACGACAATGCGACTATTGCTTGGCCTTCTTGCAGGAAGAGAAAGAAGACATTTTGTCCTTACAGGTGATAGCTCGCTGCGTAAACGTCCAATGCAAAGAGTAGGAAAGCCATTAAAAGTAATGGGTGCCGATATCCAAGGACGTTCAAATGGAGACCTAGCCCCACTTTCGATACAAGGGAAAAAACTGCATGGTGCAATTATTGGAACACCAGTAGCAAGTGCACAAATTAAATCCGCTTTATTACTAGCGGCATTAACAGCTGATGGCCCTACAACAGTTATTGAACCAGCCCGTTCACGTGACCATAGTGAACGGATGCTTCGCGCTTTTGGAGCAGATGTAGAGATAGGTGGAGAAATGGGCCGTCATATCACGGTTAAACCAGGACCAAAACTAATAGGCCAACATCTTGTTGTACCTGGAGACATAAGTTCTGCAGCCTTCTGGTTAGTTGCAGGGGCAGTTATACCGGGTTCAGACATAACAATTGAAAATGTAGGTATTAATCCAACAAGAACAGGGGTGTTAGAAGTACTCCAGTCCATGGGAGCAAACGTCGAATGTATCAACACAATCGATGTCACAGGAGAACCAGTAGGTGACCTGCGGATTAAGCATGGCCCTCTTAAGGCCTTTAACATATCCAAAGAGATGATGCCTCGTTTAATAGATGAAATCCCAATTCTTTCAGTAGCGGCCTGCTTCTGCGAAGGTGAAAGCAGAATCACTGGAGCAAATGAGCTAAGAGTAAAGGAAACAGATCGACTTGCAGTTATGGCGAGACAACTCAAAGCAATGGGAGCCAACATAGAAGAACAACAAGACGGTTTAGTTATTCAGGGAGGCAGCACTTTGCATGGCAATATTCTTGACAGTGAAACAGATCATCGCGTGGCAATGAGCCTTGCAATAGCAGCATTAATGGCTAAAGGGAAATCGACCCTGCTGCGAGGTGATTCCGCAGCTGTCTCTTATCCCAACTTTTGGGAGCACCTTGAAAGCCTTCAAACTTAA
- the sds gene encoding solanesyl diphosphate synthase codes for MTTVTELLQPVELDLENLLSDLRSLIGAGHPILQAAAEHLFSAGGKRLRPGIVLLVSRALSENGALSPRHRRLAEITEMIHTASLVHDDVVDEASTRRGVKTVHSRFDSRVAVLAGDFLFAQASWHLANLDNLDVVKLLSRVIMDLADGEVKQGLFKYDATQTFENYLEKSYCKTASLIANSAQAAGVLSNQSDEKLHHLYNFGRQLGLAFQVVDDILDFTASDKQLGKPAASDLASGYLTAPALYALEENHKLTDLIDRGFSHQSDLKEALEIVRGSNAIPRSRKLAEDFARESRESIAWIPDSCFKTALMELPEFVLSRLY; via the coding sequence ATGACCACTGTTACAGAGCTGCTGCAGCCTGTTGAGCTTGATCTTGAGAACTTGCTCAGTGATTTGCGCAGCTTAATTGGAGCAGGGCATCCAATACTCCAGGCGGCAGCAGAACATCTTTTTAGTGCTGGGGGCAAGAGATTGCGCCCTGGCATTGTCTTGTTGGTCTCTAGAGCACTTTCGGAAAATGGCGCACTTTCTCCTAGGCATAGGCGTCTGGCTGAAATTACTGAGATGATTCATACAGCTTCCTTGGTTCATGACGATGTCGTTGATGAGGCGTCAACCCGCAGAGGTGTTAAGACTGTTCATAGTCGTTTTGATTCTCGGGTTGCGGTGCTCGCCGGAGATTTCTTATTTGCTCAAGCAAGTTGGCATTTGGCAAATTTAGACAATCTTGATGTTGTTAAGCTTCTAAGTCGCGTAATTATGGACTTGGCAGATGGAGAAGTTAAGCAAGGCCTTTTTAAATATGATGCAACACAAACTTTCGAGAACTATCTAGAGAAGAGTTACTGTAAGACAGCTTCTCTAATTGCGAATAGTGCTCAGGCGGCTGGGGTTTTAAGTAATCAAAGTGATGAAAAGCTTCATCACTTATATAATTTTGGTAGACAACTTGGACTTGCTTTTCAAGTCGTAGACGACATACTTGATTTTACTGCTAGTGATAAACAACTTGGAAAACCCGCAGCCTCTGATTTGGCCAGTGGATATTTAACTGCACCTGCTTTATACGCTCTTGAGGAAAATCATAAATTGACTGATCTAATTGATAGAGGTTTTTCTCACCAATCTGACTTAAAAGAAGCTCTTGAGATAGTACGTGGCTCCAATGCAATTCCCCGTTCAAGGAAATTAGCCGAAGATTTTGCAAGGGAGTCTAGAGAGTCTATTGCGTGGATCCCTGATTCCTGTTTTAAAACGGCTTTAATGGAATTGCCTGAATTTGTTTTAAGTAGACTCTACTGA
- a CDS encoding HAD family phosphatase, whose product MFLPKACLFDLDGLLLDTEPLHGRAWAEAAATFGKSLNQSQLHQLQGRRRLDCAEQILNWTNSDLTAEKLLSIQKPISRRLLAEAKAMPGAEDLIKWNFNKGLPMALVSSSASDSVAFKIKPHPWIKLIQTKVLGDDKDLLRGKPAPDPFKLAAHKMQIKPEDCWALEDSKAGEQAALAAGCRVWILGEKTENYNFKEETLIPNPIYISSLNVVLEQLKAAWSSNQ is encoded by the coding sequence ATGTTTCTACCGAAGGCCTGCCTCTTTGACTTGGATGGTCTTTTATTAGACACTGAGCCACTTCATGGCCGGGCTTGGGCTGAAGCTGCAGCTACTTTTGGCAAAAGCCTCAATCAGAGCCAGTTGCATCAACTTCAAGGAAGACGAAGACTTGATTGCGCGGAACAAATTTTGAATTGGACTAATAGTGACTTAACAGCCGAAAAATTACTATCAATTCAAAAACCAATATCTAGGCGGTTGTTAGCAGAAGCAAAAGCAATGCCTGGAGCCGAAGACCTAATTAAGTGGAATTTCAACAAAGGCTTACCAATGGCCTTAGTCAGCAGTAGTGCCTCCGACTCAGTCGCCTTTAAAATCAAGCCACATCCATGGATAAAACTAATCCAGACAAAAGTATTAGGAGACGATAAAGATCTTTTGAGGGGAAAGCCTGCTCCAGATCCATTTAAACTTGCAGCTCATAAAATGCAAATAAAGCCAGAGGATTGCTGGGCACTAGAAGACTCAAAAGCTGGAGAGCAGGCTGCTCTCGCTGCAGGGTGCCGGGTATGGATCCTTGGAGAAAAAACGGAAAATTATAATTTTAAAGAAGAAACACTAATACCAAATCCAATTTATATCTCTAGTTTAAATGTAGTTCTAGAGCAACTAAAAGCTGCTTGGTCAAGCAATCAGTAG
- a CDS encoding N-acetylmuramoyl-L-alanine amidase yields the protein MFKAFPSQRAWFLKALLAVCFFAFGLPSRSASVLAAWALNKNGVLELRTSRGANLEAFYQGPVDGKGARVWIDFPGELIRPRSVSGSGLVHQIRLGKPTSGKTRLVVEFDPVVVLDPRKLKLLGTSPNRWNLDFVGLPTRGLRSIGEGSLTGKVANQYSSSRTPISASGLPNVPRGIYRVVIDPGHGGPDPGAVGIGSLRETDVVLDISLQVAKLLRAKGVMVNLTRLREEDLDLPPRVAMANRVNATAFVSIHANASRRKRGDINGVETFFFSGSRGMRLATKIQNQVLNVSKGSPNRGVRRGRFFVIRRTKMPAVLVETGFVTGKLDAPRLAKSSHRRKLALAIATGILQYLQELR from the coding sequence ATGTTCAAGGCTTTCCCTAGCCAGAGAGCTTGGTTTTTGAAAGCTTTGCTGGCAGTCTGTTTTTTTGCTTTTGGACTTCCATCAAGATCCGCAAGTGTTTTAGCTGCTTGGGCCTTAAATAAAAATGGTGTCTTGGAATTACGCACTTCACGAGGTGCCAATTTGGAGGCTTTTTATCAAGGGCCAGTTGATGGAAAAGGAGCAAGGGTGTGGATTGATTTCCCTGGAGAACTGATTAGACCAAGAAGTGTTTCTGGTAGTGGCCTTGTGCATCAGATAAGGCTCGGGAAACCAACTTCAGGTAAAACAAGATTAGTTGTTGAGTTTGACCCTGTTGTTGTTTTAGACCCACGAAAGTTAAAGCTTCTAGGAACATCTCCCAATAGGTGGAATCTTGATTTTGTTGGTTTACCGACTAGAGGCCTTCGCTCAATAGGAGAGGGGAGCTTGACTGGAAAAGTTGCGAACCAATATTCATCTTCTAGAACACCTATAAGTGCATCTGGCTTGCCCAATGTTCCAAGAGGTATATATAGGGTTGTAATTGATCCCGGCCATGGTGGACCAGATCCAGGAGCGGTTGGAATAGGGAGTTTGCGTGAAACAGATGTGGTCCTTGACATATCACTTCAGGTTGCAAAACTTTTGAGAGCTAAAGGGGTGATGGTCAATCTCACTCGCTTGAGAGAAGAGGATTTAGACCTTCCTCCGAGAGTCGCTATGGCAAATAGAGTTAATGCAACAGCTTTTGTCAGTATTCATGCAAATGCATCAAGGAGGAAAAGAGGGGACATCAACGGTGTTGAAACTTTCTTTTTTAGTGGTTCTCGTGGAATGAGGCTGGCTACGAAAATTCAGAACCAAGTTCTTAACGTTTCAAAGGGAAGTCCAAACCGCGGGGTTCGTAGAGGACGTTTCTTTGTTATTAGACGAACGAAGATGCCTGCAGTTTTAGTTGAAACAGGTTTTGTGACGGGTAAATTAGATGCTCCGCGTTTAGCTAAAAGTTCTCACCGTAGAAAACTTGCACTCGCAATTGCTACTGGAATCCTCCAATATCTTCAGGAGTTGCGTTGA
- the glmU gene encoding bifunctional UDP-N-acetylglucosamine diphosphorylase/glucosamine-1-phosphate N-acetyltransferase GlmU, which produces MLVVAILAAGKGTRMKSSLPKVLQQLAGRTLIERVLAVCNGLNVNRRIVIVGHQEDKIRESLNHIEGLEFIQQSPQNGTGHALQKLLPVLKDFDGQLLVLSGDVPLLKVDTIKKLVNTHTKKSADVTLLTATQKNPKGYGRVFTTKENQVRSIIEDRDCTKEQLDNHLTNAGIYCFEWSKLKEILPNLSNKNNQGELYLTDTIKMMSLAVHTEVEDVNEVLGINNRKQLSICEALLQERLRNYWMNEGVTFTDPSSCTISESCTFGKDVLIEPQTHLRGKCKVGNSCLLGPGTLLKDVELGDRVKVLNSVIDNSKVDHDVFIGPFTHLRPQSTISSHCRIGNFVEIKKSHIGERTKVNHLSYIGDSQLGSKVNIGAGTITANYDGRNKHQTRIGDNTKTGANSVLVAPIVLGKDVTVGAGSTLTKNVPNGSLAIGRSKQLIKEGWSSKTASFP; this is translated from the coding sequence ATGCTTGTAGTCGCAATATTGGCAGCCGGAAAAGGAACACGTATGAAAAGCTCTCTACCAAAAGTACTACAACAGCTTGCAGGTAGGACATTGATAGAAAGAGTTCTAGCTGTTTGTAATGGCTTAAATGTAAATAGACGTATAGTAATAGTTGGTCACCAAGAAGATAAAATCAGAGAAAGCCTAAATCATATCGAGGGACTAGAATTTATACAACAGAGTCCACAAAATGGTACTGGGCATGCCCTACAAAAATTACTGCCTGTTTTAAAGGATTTTGATGGCCAATTATTAGTCTTAAGTGGTGATGTCCCATTACTCAAAGTTGATACTATTAAAAAACTAGTAAATACTCATACCAAAAAATCCGCAGACGTGACGTTACTTACAGCCACTCAAAAGAATCCAAAAGGTTATGGACGAGTTTTTACAACTAAAGAAAACCAAGTACGTTCAATCATAGAAGATCGAGATTGCACAAAAGAACAACTAGATAATCATCTAACCAATGCAGGTATTTATTGTTTTGAATGGAGCAAACTTAAGGAAATCCTACCAAACTTATCTAACAAGAATAATCAAGGAGAACTATACCTTACAGACACAATAAAAATGATGTCTCTAGCGGTACATACAGAAGTGGAAGATGTCAATGAGGTGTTGGGAATAAATAATCGTAAGCAACTTTCTATTTGTGAGGCATTACTCCAAGAACGCCTACGAAATTATTGGATGAATGAAGGTGTAACTTTTACCGACCCATCTAGTTGCACAATTAGTGAGTCATGTACTTTTGGTAAAGATGTTTTAATCGAACCACAGACCCATCTCAGAGGGAAATGCAAGGTGGGAAATAGTTGCTTGTTAGGGCCAGGGACCCTATTGAAGGATGTTGAATTAGGAGACAGAGTCAAGGTCCTTAATTCAGTAATTGACAACTCAAAAGTTGACCACGATGTTTTTATAGGTCCCTTCACTCACTTGCGTCCTCAATCAACAATTTCAAGTCACTGTCGCATTGGTAACTTCGTTGAAATAAAGAAGAGTCATATTGGAGAAAGGACAAAAGTAAATCACCTTAGCTATATAGGTGATTCACAACTCGGAAGCAAGGTAAATATTGGCGCAGGGACAATTACAGCTAATTATGACGGTAGAAATAAACACCAAACTCGAATTGGGGATAATACTAAGACTGGGGCAAATTCAGTTTTAGTAGCACCAATAGTACTTGGTAAAGACGTAACAGTTGGAGCAGGTTCAACACTAACTAAAAATGTTCCTAATGGTTCCTTAGCGATAGGCAGAAGCAAGCAACTAATTAAAGAAGGGTGGTCATCAAAAACGGCCTCCTTCCCTTAA
- the murI gene encoding glutamate racemase, with the protein MNLCLGLFDSGIGGFTVLRKVLDRHYGANCVYLGDTARVPYGERDVQEIREIAMEVVSWLVRQKVSVIAMACNTTNSLAFDVVKETSGIPVVDLISSISETIEDRKIGVLATPATAASGVYRQQIEYAYPGTEVWEQSCPSLVPLIEAKTSTGEELRAAALEYLTPLLNKGVEAIILGCTHYPLLECLLRDLLPEDVKLLDPAMALARKLDTFLGTPERINNRQISLANTRICVTSDPSLFADRATEFFGMKPEVELVSLRS; encoded by the coding sequence TTGAATCTTTGTTTGGGCCTGTTTGATAGTGGCATCGGTGGATTTACCGTGCTTAGGAAGGTTTTAGATCGTCATTATGGAGCCAATTGTGTGTATTTGGGTGATACGGCAAGAGTCCCTTATGGTGAAAGAGATGTACAGGAGATACGAGAAATAGCAATGGAAGTGGTTAGTTGGTTGGTTCGGCAGAAAGTTTCAGTTATTGCTATGGCATGTAACACAACTAATTCATTGGCCTTTGATGTGGTTAAAGAAACGTCTGGAATACCTGTTGTTGACTTGATTAGTTCAATTTCAGAGACTATTGAAGATAGAAAGATAGGGGTTTTGGCTACACCAGCTACAGCAGCCTCTGGTGTTTATCGCCAACAGATTGAGTATGCATACCCTGGTACTGAGGTTTGGGAGCAATCTTGTCCTTCTCTTGTTCCTTTGATTGAGGCGAAAACTTCTACTGGTGAAGAGCTTCGGGCCGCGGCCCTGGAGTATTTGACCCCACTATTAAATAAAGGTGTCGAAGCGATCATCCTTGGGTGTACCCATTACCCATTATTGGAGTGTTTGTTGAGAGATTTGTTGCCTGAGGACGTTAAGTTGCTTGACCCCGCGATGGCTTTAGCAAGGAAGCTGGATACCTTTTTGGGAACTCCAGAAAGAATCAACAACAGGCAAATAAGCCTTGCAAATACAAGGATTTGTGTGACTTCTGATCCTTCTTTGTTTGCGGACAGAGCGACTGAATTTTTTGGAATGAAGCCAGAAGTTGAGTTGGTTTCTCTTCGTTCTTAG
- a CDS encoding carbon-nitrogen hydrolase family protein, with the protein MTDFLAAAIQLTSTSEPEANFAVAEEQIELAVRRGAELVGLPENFAFIGDDQRRLEISDNLAEKCNNFLVTMARRYQVVLLGGGFPVPLGDGKRTLNRAELVGKDGQLLARYDKIHLFDVDLPDGNTYRESATITPGSLLPPVVDVPGLCRVGISICYDVRFPELYRHLVDEGAELLMIPAAFTAFTGKDHWQVLLQARAIENTAYVLAPAQTGLHYGRRQSHGHAMVIDPWGTVLADAGVQPGAAIAPLDTLHLKHIREQMPSLKHRQPDLF; encoded by the coding sequence GTGACCGATTTCTTGGCTGCCGCTATTCAGCTCACAAGTACCTCAGAACCTGAGGCTAACTTTGCTGTTGCTGAAGAACAAATTGAATTAGCTGTCCGTCGTGGCGCTGAATTGGTAGGGCTTCCTGAAAACTTTGCCTTTATTGGTGATGATCAGAGGCGACTGGAAATTTCTGACAATCTTGCTGAAAAGTGCAACAACTTTCTCGTAACAATGGCTCGGAGATACCAGGTGGTTTTGTTGGGAGGTGGCTTTCCTGTTCCTTTAGGTGATGGTAAAAGGACTCTTAATAGGGCTGAACTAGTTGGGAAGGACGGACAACTCTTAGCTAGATACGACAAAATTCATTTATTTGATGTTGATCTTCCTGATGGAAATACCTATCGAGAATCTGCAACTATTACCCCTGGCAGTCTTTTACCTCCAGTAGTTGATGTGCCTGGTCTCTGTCGTGTTGGCATTTCAATTTGCTATGACGTGAGGTTCCCAGAGCTTTATCGTCATCTTGTCGATGAAGGTGCAGAGTTGTTAATGATTCCTGCCGCTTTTACGGCTTTTACCGGCAAAGACCATTGGCAAGTCTTACTTCAGGCTAGAGCCATAGAAAATACTGCTTATGTTTTAGCCCCAGCACAGACTGGATTGCATTATGGACGTCGCCAAAGTCATGGCCATGCGATGGTGATTGATCCTTGGGGGACTGTTTTGGCTGATGCTGGTGTTCAGCCTGGTGCGGCCATTGCTCCCTTAGACACTTTGCATCTCAAGCATATCCGTGAGCAAATGCCCAGCCTTAAGCACCGGCAGCCAGATCTTTTCTAG